In one Mycobacterium sp. NBC_00419 genomic region, the following are encoded:
- a CDS encoding polyamine ABC transporter substrate-binding protein — MATEIDPRLIAQLASRRRFIGGGAAAAAALVLGPSFLAACSKSDNSSGAASGPAAPSDDGSPATGKLRISNWPLYMADGFVAAFQTATGLTVDYKEDFNDNEEWFAKNKEPLSRKQDIGADLVVPTQFMASRLNGLGWLNPISESRWTNKKNLRPDLLDAKADPGRKFSAPYMSGMTALAYNRAATGRDITKIDDLWDPAFKGKISLLSDMQDGLGMIIISQGGSLEDPTMEGVQKAVDLIKEQKDKGQIRRFTGNDYADDLAAGNVVIAQAYSGDVVQLQKDNPDLKFIVPESGGTTFVDTQVIPYTTQNQKAAEEWINYVYDRANYAKLIAHTQYVPVLSDMTDELNKIDPGLASNPLINPPKDVLDRLKSWTALTDEQTAEFNKAYAEVTGG, encoded by the coding sequence ATGGCCACAGAGATTGACCCCCGGCTCATCGCCCAGCTCGCATCTCGCCGCCGGTTCATCGGCGGTGGCGCCGCCGCGGCGGCAGCTCTGGTCTTGGGCCCGTCCTTCCTCGCCGCGTGTAGCAAGTCGGACAACTCCTCGGGTGCGGCCAGCGGTCCCGCGGCGCCGTCGGACGACGGCTCGCCCGCCACCGGCAAGCTGCGGATTTCGAACTGGCCGCTGTATATGGCCGACGGGTTTGTCGCCGCGTTCCAGACCGCAACCGGTCTGACCGTCGACTACAAAGAGGACTTCAACGACAACGAGGAGTGGTTCGCCAAGAACAAGGAGCCGCTGTCGCGCAAGCAGGACATCGGCGCCGACCTGGTGGTGCCGACGCAGTTCATGGCCTCCCGGCTCAACGGCCTTGGCTGGCTCAACCCGATCAGCGAGAGCCGCTGGACCAACAAGAAGAACCTGCGCCCCGACCTCCTGGACGCCAAGGCCGACCCAGGCCGCAAGTTCAGTGCGCCGTACATGTCCGGTATGACGGCGCTGGCCTACAACCGCGCCGCCACCGGTCGCGACATCACCAAGATCGACGACCTGTGGGATCCGGCGTTCAAGGGCAAGATCAGCCTGCTGTCGGACATGCAGGACGGCCTCGGCATGATCATCATCTCCCAAGGCGGATCGCTCGAAGATCCCACGATGGAAGGCGTGCAGAAAGCCGTCGACCTGATCAAGGAACAGAAAGACAAGGGCCAGATCCGCCGGTTCACCGGCAACGATTACGCCGACGACCTCGCCGCGGGCAATGTCGTGATCGCCCAAGCCTATTCGGGTGACGTGGTCCAGCTGCAGAAGGACAACCCGGACCTGAAGTTCATCGTTCCGGAGTCGGGCGGCACCACGTTCGTCGACACACAGGTGATCCCCTATACGACGCAGAACCAGAAGGCCGCCGAGGAGTGGATCAACTACGTCTACGACCGGGCGAACTACGCCAAGCTGATCGCCCACACGCAGTACGTGCCGGTGCTCTCGGACATGACCGATGAATTGAACAAGATCGATCCGGGCCTGGCCAGCAACCCGTTGATCAACCCGCCGAAGGACGTTTTGGACAGGCTCAAGTCGTGGACGGCGCTCACCGACGAGCAGACCGCGGAGTTCAACAAGGCTTACGCCGAAGTCACCGGCGGCTGA
- a CDS encoding ketosteroid isomerase family protein — MSESRSELVAAVNRSPQAAAAHDRAGWVGLFTDDGRVEDPVGSKPHIGPLQIGRFYDTFIAPRTIVFEHDADIVCGSAVIRDVVLEVGMGPAVTMRIPAVLRYDMRPVAGEWKFERLRAYWELPAMVLQFIGNGLAAGPQSVALGRALLANQGLRGAVGFATGFRGPRLRGKKTVRAFLDAIAVGDELRARRALTSGATITRSDTALKFGAFRDELQHRRPTKILVAGSSVAVSMSGPSPAVVVAELDRSGRAISRLSYFTE; from the coding sequence ATGTCAGAGTCTCGCTCGGAACTTGTTGCCGCGGTTAATCGTTCGCCGCAGGCGGCTGCTGCGCACGACCGCGCCGGATGGGTGGGGCTGTTCACCGACGACGGCCGCGTCGAGGATCCGGTCGGGTCCAAGCCGCACATCGGGCCGCTGCAGATCGGGCGGTTCTACGACACGTTCATCGCGCCTCGCACCATCGTCTTCGAGCACGACGCCGACATCGTCTGCGGTTCGGCCGTGATCAGGGACGTGGTGCTCGAAGTCGGGATGGGGCCGGCGGTGACGATGCGCATCCCGGCGGTCTTGCGCTACGACATGCGGCCGGTCGCCGGCGAGTGGAAGTTCGAAAGGCTGCGGGCCTATTGGGAGCTGCCTGCGATGGTGCTGCAGTTCATCGGCAACGGTCTGGCCGCCGGTCCGCAGAGTGTGGCACTGGGCCGCGCCCTGCTGGCCAATCAGGGGCTGCGGGGTGCGGTGGGCTTCGCGACGGGATTTCGCGGACCCCGGTTGCGGGGTAAGAAGACGGTGCGCGCCTTCCTCGACGCCATCGCCGTGGGTGACGAGTTGCGGGCCAGGCGGGCGCTGACCTCCGGTGCGACCATCACCCGCAGTGACACCGCGTTGAAGTTCGGCGCGTTTCGCGACGAACTCCAGCACCGCCGGCCGACGAAGATCCTCGTTGCCGGGTCGTCGGTGGCCGTGTCGATGTCGGGGCCGTCGCCCGCGGTGGTGGTCGCGGAACTGGACCGCAGTGGCCGCGCGATCAGCCGGCTCAGCTATTTCACCGAGTGA
- a CDS encoding ABC transporter permease has product MAGVASSNRQRSKLAPYLMILPALVYLGIFYVVPFISLFRTSLSTMGGSVYMPKLTFGWNFSNYGHALSTYQEQILRSFGYALAATVLCILLAFPLAYVIAFKAGRYKNLLLGLVILPFFVTFLIRTLAWKTILADDGWVVSGLNAIGLLPPDGRLLSTSWAVIGGLTYNWVIFMILPLYVSLEKIDPRLLEASRDLYGTNRRMFGKVILPLAMPGVLAGSMLVFIPSVGDFINADYLGSTQTKMIGNVIQRQFLVVKDYPAAAALSFVLMALILVGVLLYTRALGTEDLV; this is encoded by the coding sequence ATGGCCGGTGTAGCCAGCAGCAACCGGCAGCGGAGCAAGCTCGCTCCGTACTTGATGATCCTGCCCGCGCTCGTGTATCTCGGGATCTTCTATGTGGTGCCGTTCATCTCGTTGTTCCGCACCTCGCTGTCCACCATGGGCGGCTCGGTGTACATGCCGAAGCTCACCTTCGGCTGGAACTTCAGCAACTATGGCCACGCGCTGAGCACCTACCAGGAGCAGATCCTGCGCTCCTTCGGTTACGCGCTGGCCGCCACGGTGCTGTGCATTCTGCTGGCCTTCCCGCTGGCCTACGTGATCGCCTTCAAGGCGGGCCGCTACAAGAACCTGCTGCTGGGCCTGGTGATCCTGCCGTTCTTCGTGACGTTCCTGATCCGCACCCTGGCCTGGAAAACCATCCTGGCCGACGACGGCTGGGTGGTCAGCGGGCTCAACGCGATCGGGCTGCTGCCGCCCGATGGCCGACTGCTCTCGACGAGTTGGGCGGTGATCGGCGGCCTGACCTACAACTGGGTCATCTTCATGATCCTGCCGCTCTACGTCAGCCTGGAAAAGATCGACCCCCGGTTGCTGGAGGCCTCCCGCGACCTGTACGGCACCAACCGCCGGATGTTCGGCAAAGTGATACTGCCGCTGGCGATGCCGGGCGTGCTGGCGGGCAGCATGCTGGTGTTCATCCCGTCGGTCGGTGACTTCATCAACGCCGACTACCTGGGCAGCACCCAGACGAAGATGATCGGCAACGTCATCCAACGCCAGTTCCTGGTGGTCAAGGACTATCCAGCCGCGGCCGCGCTGAGCTTCGTGCTGATGGCGCTGATCCTGGTCGGCGTGCTGCTCTACACGCGGGCCCTGGGTACGGAGGATCTCGTATGA
- a CDS encoding Ig-like domain-containing protein, translating into MSMSRIGAGVGSAAFVLGLSIVGPQAMGVAAADTGDSDSSAVSHATAGSQRSSAGSARPRHKASSALSAAGVRPASGVTSAGSRHAAAAAATTSGAADESADALQVTSSTHGRSARSIVTSAATANSAEATTGQSASVDNNAVVVTQSHSATAAVTASSWGSLFSPQAANVAVNGWLDSVQGFLTGLGKNPITDLLQGALLLVRRNLFDQTPTAKSYEYALRSDGGLVGAFNVVDPEGATVTYKLTGEPTNGVATVNSDGTWTYTPGTDFVYDSFKVTVDDGGFNIFDPTAGRREVTVRVGTDPNAPVQGIGTITKYIRNDTGLALINAYYGPRYQGTYNGIVSGPPDNFVLQPGDYAVYETEWNIFSGDAYDVVMSWRATSNSQYLWTVDYQYEGTGTANFMSCSLSSQPCNVGRDAPNAYLLPPVTV; encoded by the coding sequence ATGTCGATGTCGCGGATTGGTGCTGGAGTCGGGAGCGCAGCCTTCGTGCTCGGCTTGTCGATCGTCGGTCCGCAGGCAATGGGAGTGGCCGCGGCCGACACGGGGGACTCGGATTCCTCGGCTGTCAGCCATGCCACCGCGGGATCACAGCGGTCGTCGGCCGGGTCGGCGCGGCCGCGCCACAAGGCTTCGTCGGCGCTGAGCGCCGCAGGGGTGCGGCCGGCCTCGGGAGTTACATCTGCCGGAAGCAGGCATGCCGCCGCCGCTGCAGCGACCACGTCCGGTGCTGCCGATGAGTCCGCCGACGCGCTGCAGGTCACGAGTTCCACCCACGGTCGTTCGGCCAGGTCGATTGTCACCAGTGCGGCAACGGCGAACTCCGCTGAGGCCACCACCGGCCAGTCTGCTTCTGTCGACAACAACGCAGTCGTTGTGACCCAATCTCATTCGGCAACGGCCGCCGTCACGGCCTCGTCGTGGGGATCGTTGTTCTCGCCGCAGGCGGCTAACGTCGCCGTCAACGGCTGGCTGGATTCGGTTCAGGGATTCCTCACAGGACTGGGCAAGAACCCGATCACCGATCTGTTGCAGGGAGCTTTGCTGCTGGTGCGCCGGAACCTCTTCGATCAGACCCCGACCGCGAAATCGTACGAATACGCGCTCCGGTCCGACGGTGGCTTGGTGGGCGCCTTCAATGTGGTCGATCCCGAGGGCGCCACGGTGACCTACAAGCTGACCGGGGAACCCACGAACGGCGTCGCCACAGTCAACTCCGACGGAACCTGGACCTACACCCCGGGAACGGATTTCGTCTACGACTCCTTCAAGGTCACTGTCGATGACGGCGGGTTCAACATCTTCGACCCCACCGCGGGTCGCCGAGAGGTCACCGTGCGAGTCGGCACCGACCCGAATGCGCCCGTCCAGGGAATCGGGACGATCACCAAGTACATCAGGAACGACACGGGCCTCGCGCTGATCAACGCCTACTACGGTCCCCGCTATCAGGGCACCTACAACGGCATCGTGTCCGGCCCGCCGGACAACTTCGTCCTGCAGCCCGGTGACTACGCCGTGTACGAGACGGAGTGGAACATCTTCTCCGGCGACGCCTACGACGTGGTGATGTCGTGGCGCGCCACCAGCAATAGCCAGTACCTATGGACCGTGGACTACCAGTACGAAGGCACCGGCACCGCCAACTTCATGTCTTGCTCCCTGAGTTCACAGCCCTGCAATGTCGGGCGGGATGCTCCGAACGCCTACCTGCTCCCGCCGGTGACCGTCTAG
- a CDS encoding DedA family protein: MNVESILESIPPLAVYLVVGLIIGIESLGIPLPGEIALVSAALLASRHTLDISPVWVAAAATIGAIIGDTIGYTIGRRFGMPLFERLAKRFPKHFGPGHVALAKQLFSRWGVWAVFFGRFIALLRILAGPLAGALRMRYPHFLAANATGAICWAGGTTAVVYFLGLAAEKWLSRFSWVALVIAIIIGVGMTMLLKERTRALIDQLESEHDWETLRHAK; this comes from the coding sequence GTGAACGTCGAGTCGATTCTGGAGTCCATCCCGCCGCTCGCGGTGTACCTGGTGGTGGGTCTCATCATCGGCATCGAGAGCCTGGGCATCCCGCTGCCCGGTGAGATCGCACTGGTCAGCGCGGCTCTGCTGGCCTCACGGCACACACTGGATATCTCGCCGGTGTGGGTGGCGGCGGCCGCCACGATCGGCGCCATCATCGGTGACACGATCGGCTACACCATCGGCCGGCGCTTCGGCATGCCGTTGTTCGAGCGGCTCGCCAAGCGATTCCCGAAACACTTCGGGCCCGGCCACGTCGCACTGGCCAAACAACTCTTCAGCCGCTGGGGTGTGTGGGCGGTGTTCTTCGGCCGCTTCATCGCACTGCTGCGGATCCTGGCCGGCCCGCTGGCCGGGGCGCTTCGGATGCGCTACCCACACTTTTTGGCCGCCAACGCCACCGGCGCGATCTGCTGGGCGGGCGGTACCACCGCAGTGGTGTACTTCCTCGGGCTAGCCGCCGAGAAGTGGTTGTCCCGCTTCTCCTGGGTGGCGCTGGTGATCGCGATCATCATCGGCGTCGGGATGACCATGCTGCTCAAGGAGCGCACCCGAGCGCTGATCGACCAACTCGAGTCCGAGCACGACTGGGAGACACTGCGCCACGCGAAGTGA
- a CDS encoding ABC transporter permease gives MTEAGVAIAQTIDHGGLAKPGRNFRGTFKLGDLALRIVAGLVLLYLFLPILVIIVFSFNKPAGKFNYTWQGFTWDNWANPFKYPALTEALKLSINVAAVSTLIALVFGTLVAVALVRQRFRGSKAVDTFLVLPLTSPEVVMGASLLTLFLDIGWATGYTTIVIAHIAFQISFIAMTVRARIRGFDWTLEDASLDLGANATRTFFKITLPLIVPGIVAAAMLSFALSLDDFIITYFVSGSTVTYPLYVNAAVKAAVPPQINVLATAILVISLFLLGIGTLYRRKRGA, from the coding sequence ATGACCGAGGCTGGGGTGGCCATCGCCCAGACGATCGACCACGGTGGCCTGGCCAAGCCGGGCCGCAACTTCCGCGGCACGTTCAAGCTGGGCGATCTGGCGCTGCGCATCGTCGCCGGGCTGGTGTTGCTCTACCTGTTCCTGCCGATCCTGGTGATCATCGTCTTCTCGTTCAACAAGCCGGCAGGCAAGTTCAACTACACCTGGCAGGGCTTCACCTGGGACAACTGGGCCAATCCCTTCAAGTACCCGGCACTGACCGAGGCCCTCAAACTCAGCATCAACGTGGCCGCGGTGTCGACCCTGATCGCCTTGGTGTTCGGCACGCTGGTCGCCGTTGCCCTTGTGCGCCAACGGTTCCGGGGCAGCAAGGCGGTGGACACCTTCCTGGTGCTGCCGCTGACCTCACCCGAGGTGGTGATGGGCGCCTCGCTGCTGACGCTATTCCTCGACATCGGCTGGGCCACCGGTTACACCACGATCGTCATCGCCCACATCGCCTTTCAGATCAGCTTCATCGCGATGACGGTGCGGGCCCGTATCCGCGGGTTCGACTGGACGCTCGAGGACGCATCGCTGGACCTGGGCGCCAACGCGACGCGGACGTTCTTCAAGATCACCTTGCCGCTGATCGTGCCCGGCATCGTCGCGGCCGCGATGTTGTCGTTCGCGCTGTCGCTCGACGACTTCATCATCACCTACTTCGTCAGCGGCTCCACGGTGACCTACCCGCTGTACGTCAACGCGGCGGTGAAAGCGGCTGTGCCGCCTCAGATCAACGTCCTGGCCACCGCCATCCTGGTGATCAGCCTGTTCCTGCTGGGCATCGGCACGCTGTACCGGCGTAAACGCGGAGCCTGA
- a CDS encoding aminotransferase — MTLFDFFQAEELPVPAITDAQARDIAKQHFGVDAEVTALGSQQDANFLLTGAGGEQIGVLKIANPAFSRIELEAQDAAAAYISDTEPGVRAATNIELPGHPPIAELRSGDGSALFGRIIAHLSGGTLSGDGYVRPEQAAALGTLAGRTCRALAGFEHPGVDRILQWDLRYAQRTVEFLAGHVTDSHRRETIEAAAAAAWHVVADLAEDLPVQVIHGDVTDDNVVCTPHGGARMPDGIIDLGDLTRSWTVAELAIAVSSLLRHEGGEPVATLPAVAAFHAVRPLSAAEIEALWPLVVLRAAVLVVSGIHQASIDTDNEYATSALDFEWRIFERATEVPIEVMTALIRDRLGAAHPADPVTPETALVGGLDSDSVVRLDLSLESDAVDAGAWLDPECEATVAAEALAGGAQAVVTSFGEPRVSRSVTLSAESPSTVATGVDLWPGTPLTLTAPWSGVVETATADTVVVTGTAGSVEVRGAVRVDGGLRAGQTIAAGAPLGVIEGRVWIQGRRQPDAVVPDFVRPEYSAGWLSLVFDPSPLLGLTPSAASAGDSEALWRRRADSFASVQEHYYLNPPQIERGWREHMLATDGRSYLDMVNNVAILGHGHPVLADAVSRQWRRLNTNSRFNYGAVVELSERLAATLPDPLDTVFLVNSGSEAGDLALRLAMATTGRHDIVAVAEAYHGWTYATDAVSTSVADNPNALETRPSWVHTVPSPNAYRGDYRGRDAAKYAPEAVAIIESLAAQGHPPAAFICEPFYGNAGGMALPDGYLRAVYAAVRAAGGLAIADEVQVGYGRTGRWFWAFQQQDVIPDVVTVAKAMGNGQPLGAVITTREIAEKYRTQGYFFSSAGGSPVSCVVGLTVLDMIEKEGLQENALTIGDHLRSRIDALATRHELIGTVHGSGLYMGIELVRDRTTLEPAAEETSAICERMRELGVIVQPTGDRQNVLKVKPPMCITRESADFFVDTLDRVLSTGW; from the coding sequence ATGACACTTTTCGACTTCTTCCAAGCCGAGGAACTGCCGGTACCGGCCATCACCGACGCGCAGGCCCGCGACATCGCCAAGCAGCATTTCGGCGTCGACGCCGAGGTCACCGCGCTGGGCAGCCAGCAGGATGCCAACTTCCTGCTCACCGGCGCCGGCGGTGAGCAGATCGGCGTGCTCAAGATCGCCAACCCGGCCTTCTCCCGCATCGAGCTGGAGGCGCAGGACGCGGCCGCGGCCTACATCAGCGACACCGAACCCGGTGTGCGGGCCGCCACCAACATCGAGCTGCCCGGCCACCCGCCGATCGCCGAGCTGCGCTCCGGGGACGGCTCAGCGCTCTTCGGCCGGATCATCGCCCACCTGTCCGGCGGCACCTTGAGCGGCGACGGCTACGTCAGGCCGGAACAAGCCGCCGCGTTGGGCACGCTGGCCGGCCGCACGTGCCGCGCCCTGGCGGGCTTCGAGCATCCCGGCGTCGACCGCATCCTGCAGTGGGATCTGCGCTACGCCCAGCGCACCGTCGAGTTCCTGGCCGGCCACGTCACCGACAGCCACCGCCGCGAGACGATCGAGGCCGCCGCCGCGGCGGCCTGGCACGTGGTCGCCGATCTCGCCGAGGACCTCCCGGTCCAGGTGATCCACGGCGACGTCACCGACGACAACGTCGTGTGCACCCCGCACGGGGGCGCCCGGATGCCCGACGGCATCATCGATCTCGGCGACCTCACCCGGTCATGGACGGTGGCCGAACTGGCCATCGCGGTGTCCTCGCTGCTGCGCCACGAGGGCGGCGAACCGGTGGCCACGCTGCCCGCCGTCGCGGCGTTCCACGCGGTGCGCCCCCTGTCGGCAGCCGAGATCGAGGCGCTGTGGCCGCTGGTCGTGCTGCGCGCTGCCGTGCTGGTGGTCAGCGGCATCCACCAGGCGAGCATCGACACCGACAACGAGTACGCCACAAGCGCACTGGACTTCGAGTGGCGGATCTTCGAACGCGCCACCGAGGTGCCGATCGAGGTGATGACGGCCCTGATCCGCGATCGCCTCGGCGCTGCGCACCCGGCCGATCCGGTGACCCCGGAAACGGCGTTGGTGGGCGGTCTCGACTCCGACTCGGTGGTTCGGCTGGACCTGTCGCTCGAGTCCGATGCCGTGGACGCCGGCGCCTGGCTGGATCCGGAGTGTGAGGCCACTGTCGCGGCCGAGGCACTGGCCGGCGGCGCCCAGGCGGTGGTTACCTCCTTCGGCGAGCCTCGGGTGAGCCGGTCGGTGACGTTGAGTGCGGAGTCGCCGTCGACCGTGGCCACCGGGGTGGACCTGTGGCCGGGCACGCCGCTGACGCTGACCGCGCCGTGGTCCGGCGTAGTCGAGACCGCGACCGCCGATACCGTCGTCGTGACCGGGACGGCTGGCTCTGTCGAAGTGCGTGGTGCGGTGCGTGTTGACGGCGGACTGCGGGCCGGCCAGACCATTGCCGCCGGGGCGCCGCTGGGCGTCATCGAGGGACGCGTCTGGATTCAGGGCCGCCGCCAGCCCGACGCCGTGGTGCCCGACTTCGTCCGCCCGGAGTACTCGGCGGGCTGGCTGAGCCTGGTGTTCGATCCTTCTCCCCTGCTCGGGTTGACGCCGTCGGCGGCGTCAGCCGGCGACAGCGAGGCCCTGTGGCGCCGGCGGGCCGATTCGTTCGCCAGCGTGCAGGAGCACTACTACCTCAACCCGCCCCAGATCGAGCGGGGCTGGCGCGAGCACATGCTGGCCACCGACGGTCGCAGCTATCTGGACATGGTCAACAACGTGGCGATCCTGGGCCACGGGCATCCGGTGCTGGCCGACGCGGTGTCGCGCCAATGGCGCCGCCTCAACACCAACTCGCGGTTCAACTACGGCGCCGTGGTCGAACTCTCCGAGCGGCTGGCCGCCACCCTTCCCGACCCGCTGGACACGGTGTTCCTGGTGAACTCCGGTTCCGAGGCCGGTGATCTGGCGCTGCGGCTGGCGATGGCCACCACCGGCCGCCACGACATCGTCGCGGTGGCCGAGGCCTACCACGGTTGGACCTACGCCACCGATGCGGTGTCGACGTCGGTGGCCGACAACCCGAACGCGCTGGAGACCCGCCCGTCGTGGGTGCACACCGTGCCGTCGCCGAACGCCTACCGCGGCGATTACCGCGGCCGGGACGCCGCCAAGTACGCGCCCGAGGCCGTCGCGATCATCGAAAGCCTTGCAGCTCAAGGACATCCACCGGCAGCGTTCATCTGCGAGCCGTTCTACGGCAATGCCGGCGGGATGGCGCTGCCAGACGGGTACCTGCGCGCGGTGTACGCGGCGGTCCGCGCCGCCGGTGGTCTGGCGATCGCCGACGAGGTGCAGGTCGGCTACGGCCGCACCGGCCGCTGGTTCTGGGCCTTCCAGCAGCAGGACGTGATTCCCGACGTCGTCACCGTCGCCAAGGCGATGGGCAACGGCCAGCCGCTGGGGGCGGTGATCACCACCCGTGAGATCGCCGAGAAGTACCGCACCCAGGGCTACTTCTTCTCCTCGGCGGGCGGCAGCCCGGTGTCCTGCGTGGTCGGGTTGACCGTCCTCGACATGATCGAGAAGGAGGGTCTGCAGGAGAACGCGCTGACCATCGGCGACCACCTGCGCTCCCGCATCGACGCCCTGGCCACCCGGCATGAGCTGATCGGCACCGTGCACGGTAGCGGGCTCTATATGGGCATCGAACTGGTGCGGGATCGCACCACGCTGGAGCCCGCCGCCGAGGAGACCTCCGCGATCTGCGAGCGGATGCGCGAACTCGGGGTCATCGTGCAACCCACCGGCGACCGGCAGAACGTGCTGAAGGTCAAGCCGCCGATGTGCATCACCCGCGAGTCGGCGGACTTCTTCGTCGACACCCTGGATCGGGTGCTGTCGACCGGCTGGTGA
- a CDS encoding isochorismatase family protein, with amino-acid sequence MRALIVVDVQNDFCEGGSLAVAGSATVVRAINALLAGDHGYAHVVATKDFHVDPGGHFADEPDYVDTWPPHCVAGTSGAEFHPELDTSQIEAVFHKGTYTAAYSGFEGAADDTALEDWLRRRGVDEVDIVGIATDYCVRDTADDAADAGFTTRVLLDLTAGVAPATTDAALDVMRSHGVELVHTA; translated from the coding sequence ATGCGGGCGCTGATCGTCGTCGATGTACAGAACGACTTTTGCGAGGGTGGGTCACTGGCGGTGGCCGGAAGTGCGACCGTGGTGCGGGCGATCAACGCCCTGCTGGCCGGCGACCACGGCTACGCCCACGTGGTGGCGACCAAGGACTTCCACGTCGACCCAGGCGGTCATTTCGCCGACGAACCCGATTACGTCGACACGTGGCCGCCGCACTGCGTCGCCGGAACTTCGGGCGCCGAATTCCACCCGGAACTCGACACCAGCCAGATCGAGGCGGTGTTCCACAAGGGCACCTACACCGCCGCCTACAGCGGGTTCGAGGGTGCGGCCGACGACACCGCTCTCGAGGACTGGTTGCGCCGCCGCGGTGTGGACGAGGTCGACATCGTCGGCATCGCCACCGACTACTGCGTCCGCGACACCGCTGACGATGCCGCCGATGCCGGCTTCACCACCCGGGTTCTGCTCGACCTGACCGCCGGAGTCGCCCCGGCTACCACGGATGCAGCACTCGACGTGATGCGCAGCCACGGAGTCGAACTGGTGCACACTGCCTGA
- a CDS encoding DUF1206 domain-containing protein gives MADNTVQGTVDRVTDNSAFETTARVGYAVSGVLHLLIAYIVVRLAFGSAGNADQSGALATLAAQRGGAVALWVVAVGLVGLACWRLAESVVGSHPNEPGDRDEGAKKLVKRGKSIALAVVYAGIALTAVRFATGGGKSNSADNASLTARLLQSGWGKAVLLVAAIAIIAVGGYHVYKGVSQKFEDDLKVSGRTAVTVLGTAGYAAKGLVLGGAGVLLVVATLTSDPAKGAGLDAAVKSLGQAPFGRVLLVAAALGLAAYGGYCFVLARFARM, from the coding sequence ATGGCCGACAATACGGTGCAGGGCACTGTGGACCGGGTGACCGACAATAGTGCGTTCGAGACCACCGCCCGGGTCGGTTACGCCGTCAGCGGAGTGCTCCACCTGCTCATCGCCTACATCGTGGTGCGACTGGCGTTCGGTTCGGCGGGCAACGCCGACCAGTCCGGTGCGCTGGCCACCCTGGCCGCCCAGCGCGGCGGCGCAGTGGCGTTGTGGGTGGTGGCCGTCGGGCTGGTGGGCTTGGCGTGCTGGCGCCTCGCCGAGAGCGTGGTGGGATCGCATCCCAACGAACCCGGTGACCGCGATGAGGGCGCCAAGAAGCTCGTCAAACGTGGGAAGTCGATCGCGCTGGCGGTCGTCTACGCCGGAATCGCGCTCACCGCAGTGCGTTTCGCGACCGGCGGCGGCAAGTCCAACAGCGCCGACAATGCGAGCTTGACGGCCCGGCTGCTCCAGTCCGGCTGGGGCAAGGCCGTGCTGCTGGTCGCGGCGATCGCGATCATCGCCGTCGGCGGCTACCACGTCTACAAAGGGGTGTCGCAGAAGTTCGAGGACGACCTCAAGGTGTCCGGGCGAACTGCGGTGACGGTTCTCGGCACCGCAGGGTATGCCGCCAAGGGTCTGGTTCTCGGCGGTGCCGGCGTTCTGCTCGTCGTGGCGACCCTGACCTCGGATCCCGCCAAGGGCGCCGGCCTGGATGCCGCAGTCAAGAGCCTGGGCCAGGCTCCGTTTGGCAGGGTTCTGCTTGTCGCGGCAGCGCTGGGGTTGGCCGCCTACGGCGGTTACTGTTTCGTGTTGGCGCGCTTCGCGCGGATGTAG